One Betta splendens chromosome 5, fBetSpl5.4, whole genome shotgun sequence genomic window, ttgttcaatggttgtctctgcctgatagactctcaactctagctcccaaacccaaggttgGGGAATTGTGTCTcggtctgttgagacttggtgctcctttctcacagatagttggacgtcagcgatgcaggtgtgagaatgtaaatatcttcacacacactgcgacagggaggagatggtgcatgtaatttgattgggttagaaagacattccaccctagtcggacagagaagctaaaaggcagaagcaacttgaggatcgtgggctctttgcatcacaccttcgtggtgtgtgcactgatctccccagctactttttggtttgttgatgtgcacgacaacatccatgcttttgatttgctttccccattatttttattttctttattatttcaataaatcgcaccaaaggacaactctctcatctgcttctttatggaaaatttccaccacaatatTCAGTTCCTGGGTTGAGCTTCATTCCACTAGAACAACTACTAACTATCAACTAACAACTTTTCCTAGATCAGACCTTACTGCAGCCCTGATCTACAGAGTTGTTCAGGCTTTGCTGTCGCTCGTCTTTTCTGAAATAACATGCTTTTACCATTATCTGGCTGCTGACTGGCTGCAAACGTTTCTCAGTGTGTATTTCACAAAGCAGATCTACATGTATACAGATCCATGATATTTTTCAATTTGGAGGGGGAAAAATTTCATAACTTTACTTAAGACACAAAAAATCAATCACAGTATTCTGTATTAAACACAATGTATTTTACTTATCAGCATATTATTCCGACATGTTTGAGCTTCTACCTCAGTATGTACCTACACACATCACAATAGTCTATACAACAGCTCTGCAGTTGAAGAACCACTTTTCTTACAAGCTATACAGTATCTAACTTAGTGGCAGATTTTAATAGTGATTGTctcattattattgtgttatacATTGTCATCAATGTATTTTCTGGGCAGAGTGTCATAGTTTACTTCACTGTTCCTCTCAAAGAGCTGTGACTGATGGCTCGGCCTCTCAGACTCTGGGAGCTGGATGACAAAatctttaaaaaggaaaaaacatctCAGATTAAATGCTATTGATGTTTTGCAAAGCTATTGAGTCTTTGACAGTTCAATTAAAAGGTCCCACCAGCATACATCAAACTCAGTCTCACAGAACAAAGTCAATAGCATGTTATGTATTGTAGAACAACTTAGTTTTAATCCTGGATTAAATGTTTGAGCATGGTAGCTGTGCTACGTGTTTCCATCATGGCTGGGTGGTAAAGCATTCTGAATGAACTGTCCATGGAAAAGATCAGACAACTttgcaaaaagtaaaaaaaaagcaagtgcATTTCTAACACCATACAGTATGTCGACCTGCACCTAGTTATACATAATTTGAGTCACATAAATATACAAGTGTGTAAAgagtcaattaaaaaaatatttaaaaaaaattatatatatataaaaggtGCCTATCTGTTCTaagtcttcacacacacacacacacacacacacacacacacacacacatatatatagattattatatatttcataatatatatatcatcggtaaagtcgcaagacttgtatacgggtggtccccggttcgaatccccgttagggcaaataagcatccagtgtcttgggcaagacccttcaagctaccgcctacctcatatcatgagagacaataaaccacatgagataccggctcagacgtcgcccggtctaacaaggtctgcgtcaggtgttggggaaccagagcaccttgacgagaaatgggctactggaacaagaaagaaatgtgtggcgaatgggaacggagaaacccacattcaagactgactgcgaagcaactagtagctcagtgttccaacatcgattgacgagatacaacacaaatgctacggcaagggggagccagaacgccaggtcagaggggaggtttcaccatctccccaaccggaaattgggtacgaagccccaataagcacagatacgctgagcgaggcagcgactgacctgaaagatcaGATCAGAGATAcagagattaaacaggcaaccccgaaccccactacaatgGCTAAGTGAaataccatcagaaagtctcatggaagatgtgaatgagAGAGTTgaattgagagtgatccctaccacaacaatcacagaaaccaatgagctgatatacgcttcagcatcagtgatcctagaggtgcttggctataagagcaaccatgggagccatgagaaacaatacccaccatggaaacgaaggttggaggcaaaaatcaaggcagctcggagggaagtgagccaaatgacagaggcccagagaggtgcaatgaaaagaccgatgcccaagaggtacagccagatgcccatacctgaagcactcgaaactaccaagcaaaggctacaagccttggccagccgcctgaagagatacaccagagacaatgaagccagacaacaacctgcaaaagtgtactctcaatggcagggtaatatcagcggagcagacccaccaaggctggaaactgaacagtactggaaaggtatatgggaaagggaggcgtcacacaacagcaatgcacagtggctggtggatctgagggaagagtaacctccctgaacagaacccagtgactatcacagtggcagacatccaacaaagagtctcaggtatgaaaaactgaacagcacccggccctgacatgatcctactggctaaagaaactcactgcaatccacgagcgcctggcagcacaaatgaaccagctgctaagggatgggactcaccctgaatggctaaccgaagggcgaaaacgatcctgataatgaaggatccctcaaagggtgcagtcccatccaactaccggccaataacctgcctctccacaacatggaagctcatgtcaggcatcatcgcagctaagataagtgggcacatgggtcaatacatgagcgaagcacagaagggcattagtaaggataccagaggagccaaacaccaactcctggtagacagaacagtcgcccaagactgcagaatgcgacacaccaacctgtgcacagcctggattgactacaacaaagcctatgactcaatgccacacacatagatcactgaatgcttggagctgtacgacatcaacagaactctaagggccttcattgcaaactcgatgaggttgtggagaaccacccttgaagccaacgGGAAGTATCCAttaaatgtggcatataccaaggagatgcactgtctgaaccccctcagccaaataataaacaagactggctatggataccgactccggaacggggccaccataagtcacctcttctacatggatgacatcaagctgtacgccaagagtgagcgagacattgactcactgatccacaccaccaggatctacagctcggacatcgggatgtcattcgggctcgagaaatgtgggaggatggtgacaaagagaggcaaggtaatccacacagaaggggtctcactcccagaaggaacaatagcagacattgaggacagttacaagtaccttggaataccacaggcaaacggcaaccttgaacaggcaacaaggaatgcggcaacagccaaatacctccaacgagtaaggcaagtcctaagaagccagctcaatggcaagaacaaatcccgggcaataaacagctacgccctgccagtgatcagataccctgcgggaataataaggtggccaaaggaagagatacagaccacagatgttaagacacgaaagctcctcaccatgcatggagggttccaccccaaatccagcaccctgagactgtacgctagccgcaaggaaggaggccgaggactagtgagcgtgagagccactatccaggttgaaacatccaagatccataagtacatcaaggataaggccccgacagatgacgtgctgagtgaatgtctcaggcagtggagaacagaggatgagatgctggaagagggaccttcatgggaggacaagcccttacacgggatgtaccaccggaacataactgaagtggctgatctcaacaaatcctaccaatggcttgagatccaaaggacagcacagaggcactcatcctggccgcacaggagcaggccctgagcaccagagccatagaggcccagatctaccacaccagacaagacccaaggtgtagactgtgcaaagaggcccctgagacggtccagcaaataactgcagggtgtaagatgctggcagggaaagcatacatggaacgctataaccaagtggctggcatagtatacaggaacatctgtgcagagtatggactggaaaccccaaggtcaaagtgggaaacacctcccaaggtggtagagaacgagcgagccaagatcctgtgggacttccagatacagacagacagaatggtaatggcgaaccaaccagacattgtggtggtggacaaagaacagaggaaagccgtagtggtggatgtggcaataccaagcgatggcaacatcaggaaaaaggaacatgagaaactagagaaataccaagggctcagagaagaactggagaaggcttggaagatgaaggccacagtggtgcctgtggtgattggagcactgggggcagtgaccctcaaattggaggaatggctacaacagatccctggaataacatccgacatctcagtccagaaaagtgcagtcctaggaacagcaaggatactgcgcagaaccctcaagcttcctggcctctggtagagggcccgagcttggaaagtggatgagaccacccgcgtggggtgagaagggagttaagtttatatatatatatatatatatatatatatatatatatatatatatatatatatatatacatatacacacatacacactctgtACTTAAATGATTATAGAAACCTTTAGAAATCACTAAAACTGCACCGAATGTAAGGAAAACTAACCAGAACATCTGTGTTAATCTGATAAGCATCACTAATACAGCCATGTCTTACATACATTTTTCAAATACACTAACTTGCTATAGTGCAAACATTACCTTCACCAGTATGTAATCTCCAGCGTTGATTGGAGCAGAGGTGGACTCTGCAGGTAGGGCGACATCCTCTTTGGGGAAAATCACCTTCAAATTGCCATCAGTTCGCCCACACAGGTCCTTGGCAGATCTTTTACTTtcctgcataaaaatgaaaacctgaAATAAGTAATGTTGCCTAGTAATGGGTCCATTCAGGTAATTCCACTGCTAACGTTGTTTTTTCGATTGGACGTGATTAATTTGCTCACTCTGCTTCAGTCAGTCAAGGTAAAAACAAAGATCCAACACTTCCCTGAATTCCCAGTTATGGCCTCAATATTATATTAGCTATCTCCCTTTTTTATGAGTTATGGCACACTGCTGTGACCCTGCATATCatagtaaatataaaatacatattatatatcCCCAACAGTTGAAGAGTAAAACCCACCACACAACACCACTAATTAGTCAACTAGTTTTGGTTAGTTGTGCAGTACTCACTCCCTCCACCAGAACAAGCTGTGTGCTGTTAATGAGAGCAGAATTGACCCGCAGAGCTTCCTCTCTGAACACAATTATGCACTCCTGCAATCGTCGCTGCTTCACCTCCACTGGCACGTCATCTTGTAGCCGATGGTAGGCATGAGTTTtcttgaaaaatgaatgtcttGAATGTAATTCCCAACCACTGAGACATTTTTTGCTAGTGTGATGTACGAGCTTACCTTTCTCATACTGTAGGCAAAAAGGAACCCCACATTGTAGCCCACCTCCTTGATCAGAGACAGAGTCTGCTGGTGGTCGTCCTCCGTCTCACCACAGAAACCTGATATGAAGTCACTGCTGAGACTCACATCTGACAAACATACAATTGTACAACACACTGAGGTTATAAATGTTGAAGGATTATAATGCGACTATAAAAATACAATTAGTTCTCTAACAGCTACCTCAGCATAGAAGTTGCTTTATACACTAAAAAGGAGAGAGATACAGACATAAAGATTGGGTATGCATGTTCCTATATTTTTTGCTAATTTGTTTAATCTTGGGGAACTCTGCTGGTGAAATGCAAATCATTATTACGGACATTAACCTAGGAAGCAAAGTGCAAAGAACTTTCTGATTGAAAGGTAGAAAAAATCTGAGCTAGCACTAGTATTtcagctttcagtttcaaatgttttttcatttgcaaattcatttttttcacaTGGACAAAAAGTATAGACCAATTTAGCTCCATAGAAATGGGCCTAAACTTTTTAACCTACCTgggatgattttttttacagtgtccACAAGATCAAGATAGGTCTCTCTAGTGTAACTatagtttaaaagaaaaattacatGTTATTAACAATTTACTGTGATTTATAATAACTAATATCAATCAACTTTCAAGACTGACTTTGGTAAAAGCACACTTGCCCCTTACCCACGTCGCATTCTTGTTAGAATTTGACTGCTCCCACTTTGTGCTGGAAGGTGGATATGCTTACAAATGTTGGAACGCTCTGCGATCAGATGCAAAACCTGTGAACACCCACACAGAAACTAGGTGACCAAGTCTGACCCAGTCAAATGACTGCAAGACAGTGTCAAGCAGTTATTTGTCTTCACCTGTCACCAGATCATCGGGAATCAACATGTTACTTTTTATAAAACAATGTGATCAGTGTTGtttgttaaaatataaaaagtacCTCATCAGGGAAGTCTTTGGGATGAGGGGACATGAACCTGATCCTCATATTGGGATCGATGCAAGACACTGAATCCAACAGGTCAGAAAAGCGCATGCCTCCCTGTTTGGTTCGGTAAACTGTCTTAAAGCCCCGGCTGAGCTTGGTCAGGCCTGAGTCACAGAACTGTTCTTCTGATGTGTCTCTGTAGCTGTTCACATTCTGACCAAGTAATGTCACCTCCTTCACACCCTGAGGGTCAGcgaccacacgcacgcacgcacgcacgcacgcgcacgcacacgcacacacgcacacacacacacactttagaaAGGTCAATTATTGTTGTATCAGTATCAGTGTTCTCTTGAAGAGATTAACTCAACCTAGCTACTATGAACCATTAATTTAAATGCTTTGTAAAAGTATGATTAAGACTTACACAGGGTCTTTAAAGCTGTGTGGGAAAATGTCAGTAAACAGGTGATACTTGAAACATTTGATCATCATGCAAAACTTCATTCATTTCAGTAATGCAACTTAAAGGTGAAACTAATATGAGATAGACTCATTACATGCAAAGCAACATATTTCAAGTTGTGACTTATCATAATTATTACAGTTTacagtcattaaaaaaaatccaaatccATAATCTCAGAAAATTTGAATATTGTGTTCAATATTCTATTCTAATCTCAATTATTACAAATCACATCTTGAACTATCTTGCATGTAATAAGTCTAATTTCATCTTTTAAGTTGcattactgaaataaatgaGGTTTTGCACGATATTCAAATTTTTCGTATTACCTTTATATCTCTGCTAACCTCAGCTTTCATTGTACAGCCAACAAATATTTGGAATCATAGTGGTAAATGGTCTTGCACTTGTATAGAGCTTTTGTAACTAGCTGGTACTTAACGCACTTTAGCACTGCTTTCAAATTTATCCACTGGTGGCAGAGCTGCTATGCAACTTATGCTGAGACAGGGGGAAACTTGGGGTTCATTGCCTTGCCCAAGAACATTTTAGCATGATCTTGGGGAGCCAAGGAATCGAACCACCTAAGTTACCTATGATTGGTGGGCAACAGCTATTCCTCGAGACACTGCAACAATGCAAGCCATTATGCAACAATGTACAGTACTAGCATCTATCGTACAGTATTATAGCCATGAGTTCCCTTCTGATCATTACAGCAGAGTTTAATTGGCTAACTTTGGAGCTGAGGTTCTCACGTGCCTGGTCAGACAGCATACGAATCTCCTCAAGAATGGAGCTGATAGGTctacttctctctctccctcgagTGAAGGGAACAATGCAGTAACTGCACATGTTGTCGCAGCCTCGCATGATAGACCTGTCAAGGCAAGAAAATACTTAAAAACTTAGGCACAAGCTAACTAAAATCTAAAATCTCTGCATAAAACTGACATTCTGAtattaacatttattattatctatTCCGTTCTCAGTAAGTAATTTCCCTCCCAAAAAATCCACACACTTACACGAAAGCACTATGTCCATAAGAAGCACGGTGGACAGGCATAATGTCTGCATAGGTCTCCTCCAATGACAGCAGCACATTACATGCCTGATGATCTCCATCAGCCACAGTCAGGAGGCGGGGGAGGTCTCTGTAGGCATCTGGACCAGCGAGAATATCTACCAACTTTTCTCTCTCCAAAAGCTCTGTCTTAAGCCTCTCTGCCATGCAACCTGGTCAAACAGTAATTAATGTGAAGTAAAACTGTAGGCTATTAAAACATTTTCGCACATAAGTAACAATACTCACCTAAAATGCCTATTTTTATTGGTGACTTTAGGCGCTTCTTCTTCATGGCTTTGATTTGCTGCAGTCTATTCCAAATTGTCTGTTCAGCTTTCTCTCTATTTTGACAGAAGAACAGCAAAACAACCTTTTCTTCTGACAATTTGATATTTGAAAAATAGCTCTTCAAGGGAGATAATATGATTTTACCTTATGGAGCAGGTGACCAGAAGTATAACATCGGCCTGCAAGCACAGACAGATGTTGAGCTACGCGAACAGTGTTGGCATGTGTTATATTAAAACGGTCAAAGAGAAGCAAAGCTCAGCTATACCTCATTTACATTAGCTGTGCGTTGGTATCCTTTCCTCTGCAGTATAGACCATGCTATCTCCGTGTCATTAACATTCATTTGACATCCATAGGTTTCAAAATACACTGTTATGAGACAAAATGTGTTACGCGATCTTCCCATATAATAGAAATAAACAGACGGCTTTTCATTCATGTGGACTTACCTTTCCTTGAGTTACCCATTTCCAGCTCCGCCGAAAGATAACAGTGTTTGTCTGAGTCTCCTGTAACTTCTCCCGTGAAATCTTGGAAGCGTGGACCAGAAGATAACCGAGTCTTAAAATTATTCGTAGCTGTTACACTATTAGTTACACTAGAACAATATCTTGGTTCACTccgtctgacaggaagcaggatCCGGGAAATTAAGCAATTCAAACGCCTGAGGTTTTTCATAATTACTTAACTTTATAAGTCCACAATAAAATGGCTAAAATCTGTCGTATTTACCCACAGTATACTTTTATTTCCTAGCTCGCCACTTTTGGCATCATATTTTCAGTATTTAAGTCTCGCGGACACAATGACTTCCTTTCACGACAGTGGATTCTGTTACATCCAGACTGTGGTTCACTCCCAGTGACCCCGTGTGTACGTTCAATTTCATGGTCCGACTAAAAACGCATTCAGTGTAACGTTCCACGTTTCTCCCATAAACTGATTGTCGTACACAGGAGCGCGAACAGCCATATCATAGATATATCGCTCAAGTGACTACAGCTAATAATTTCGGTATAAAACAGGTATTTCCTTCCTAGTAATTATTTTTACAACGTTCAAAATAAGTAGTTGCTTTGTAAAAAGCCCCAAAGATGAAAGGCCAGAAAGAAGGGggtaacattttaaataaacaaaaatacaaatttacctATAACCCTCAAAAGTCAGTCCATAGATATTATTCCTGAAATGCAAAGATCTCAAATCGATATCAAAAAATGCTCCATTTGCAGTAATTATAGCATTGCAGACCTTTGGCATTCTAGctgttaatttgttgaggtaatctgggACTCTCCTTTGGCCGTCTGaagcaatgagcagacacattgtagcATTACAACATTGGAGTGatagttgctggaaatgggcctctatacatCTAGGTAGATATTGCACCTCAACCAGACATTTGCAGttagaatagtcatttaccacattaatAGTGTATACACTGTATTTCTGAATAGTTTAAAATGATCTCAATTTCAAAATACAGTGCTTTTCTGCCAAATTATGGACAAGTGACCCCAAATTTTTGAATGTTAGtgtaattatttattgaaaGATAGTGATAAAAGTGATAGTAGAGATAATAGTGTtgtggataaaaacatcacttttttttttaacattaaattaCATTGCATATTAATACATATAGTGATAGTATAGTTATAGttaatatttgaaaaaaaaattatctgTTTAGGGGTGTTGAGAGCGagaacaaaagagagagagcgagcaagaACCTGTGTGAGATGGGAGTGACTGGGAGCTACAGATCCATTATAAAGTGACCATGAATGCCAGGATGAGAAACAGCAGTGTTTCAgatttctttatttcatttttagaaagaggaggaggatggtggaTGCGCACTAGAGAAGATCAATAGTTATTTTATACACAAAATATCTAGGTAAGAATTTAGATTAGCATTGTGTGTaaatatttctctttttttaccATTTCTGTCAGTTTTTCTTCAGGACTAGCTCTGATGATGAATACAGCTGCACTGCTACTGTTTTGTTGCCTGGTCATGTCTTTATCTGGGACTCCGCTGTACCCTTCTATTAGGTAAGTCTTGCCCTATTGACTTCAATTATTAACACCTTGCTCACTTGCACTGTTGCTAGTTTTAGAAGCAttataattgaacaatctataATGACTGTTTACCCCAGCTGTTTAGACACAAAGGTGGCAGcagaaattaataaaattaatttgtgGGTTATTGGAACCCAAGCAAAAGCACTGCCAAATACTCTTCACAGGCAAACTAATGATTGTATATCAATAAATATTAAGAAAACCTACAGAGCACTACAGAAAGAAATATTAGTATTATAAATTAGAAGtagaaaaaaagattaaatttTTGAAAATTGGATTTAATCCTAATTTGAGTTTAAGGGTGACTTGACCCCAGTTGCATGGGTAACAGGGTCCATGGCGACAGGGTCCAGGCTTGTAGTGTGTCTTAATGTGTCACTGCTGTGCCCTCTGTACTTAAGATTGTCAAagagattttttgttttgtaggttGCATTAACAAATTATTTTAACTACTGTGTCTTAggccaaagaaaagaaaaatcattGAAATTTAGTACTTAGagtactactattactactactttaGAGGATGTTTTTCCTTACACTCAATATCAGAACTCAGTGTTATAttgatgttttttgtcattaaaTTCAATAGTATTGCTATATAGTGCAGTAGATTTACATATGATTGTGATATTATGCGTATGaagatatttaaatataatGTTTGTTTAGTTAATGGAAGTGTTTCTCAGATTTGGCCAGAGAGACATGTCTATTGTGATGACATCTTCCATAAataatccagcagagcagctgaaggaggacacAAGCCCAATTAAGGAGCAAGGAGAGTCACGGTGTGTAAAGTAATGTTAATGTGGACTGAGTGTCTAATCAAAAGAGATTTTTTTTGAAGAccatttttacttttacatgTAAAAATAGGATTATAATAtatgatttatatatataaatagacACAAAAATATGTCTTTTCGGAACACGGCCCCAGTTTAATGAAAGATTTACATTGTAAGTTAGAAAATCAAATGCAGTGTAGTTAAACTCACACATAAATGTGCTACAATGACAAATAACATATATCCTAGGGACTTCCTTTTGTTGATGATTTATGGCACTATAGCATAATACCTGAACTGATATTCccatgcatatactgtagctctggGCGCAACGCTGATGCCATCTTCACAAACAGTTACAGGAAAGTTCTGGGTCAAATCTCAGCCAGGAAGTTCCTTCAGACAATCATGGGCAAGCGTCTGGGGTAGGTAACATAAAATGACTGCTATCCCTTCAATATGTGAAGATCTGGTAGAAGCAATGTTTAAAGAATGATAGCAGAAATGCACACCTCTCATTGTTTATTCTACACAGACATATGAGTGAGAGTTACATGAAACGGCAGTCAGACCTTTTTAAAGGGACCTACTTTATAAAGAAGATCTAACATCCATCCAGAGAGATGAAAGATACAAAGCAGTGCATAAGGCTCAGGtaacaaacaaatcaatataGTCTAATAAACATTTAGGACaggggtggccaaccctggtcttcaagagccacagtcctgctgttttccaactctctctggTGTTTACCCTGATCAGGTGTgacagttag contains:
- the cdk5rap1 gene encoding CDK5 regulatory subunit-associated protein 1 isoform X2: MKNLRRLNCLISRILLPVRRSEPRYCSSVTNSVTATNNFKTRLSSGPRFQDFTGEVTGDSDKHCYLSAELEMGNSRKVYFETYGCQMNVNDTEIAWSILQRKGYQRTANVNEADVILLVTCSIREKAEQTIWNRLQQIKAMKKKRLKSPIKIGILGCMAERLKTELLEREKLVDILAGPDAYRDLPRLLTVADGDHQACNVLLSLEETYADIMPVHRASYGHSAFVSIMRGCDNMCSYCIVPFTRGRERSRPISSILEEIRMLSDQCVCVCVCACACACVRACVRVVADPQGVKEVTLLGQNVNSYRDTSEEQFCDSGLTKLSRGFKTVYRTKQGGMRFSDLLDSVSCIDPNMRIRFMSPHPKDFPDEVLHLIAERSNICKHIHLPAQSGSSQILTRMRRGYTRETYLDLVDTVKKIIPGFCGETEDDHQQTLSLIKEVGYNVGFLFAYSMRKKTHAYHRLQDDVPVEVKQRRLQECIIVFREEALRVNSALINSTQLVLVEGESKRSAKDLCGRTDGNLKVIFPKEDVALPAESTSAPINAGDYILVKILSSSSQSLRGRAISHSSLRGTVK